In a single window of the Bacteroidia bacterium genome:
- a CDS encoding sigma-70 family RNA polymerase sigma factor, which yields METTISSYHVTPGQIMIESDEIRAAQKDLSKFSVLYDRYYLQIFRFILKRIDSEELTADLTQQVFYKAMKNLKGYGFKGLPFSSWLFRIARNEINMEMRSCRVKRTIYVQTEQLTLIAEETGIEEKEEQIAIMMQTLMKIEPEELELVEMRYFENRPHKEIAEILNISEGNAKVRLHRVIQKMKSKLI from the coding sequence ATGGAAACAACAATCAGTTCATATCACGTAACACCCGGGCAAATCATGATTGAATCTGATGAAATCAGAGCTGCACAAAAAGACTTGTCTAAGTTTTCTGTTCTTTATGACCGTTACTATTTGCAGATTTTTCGTTTTATTCTAAAACGTATCGATTCGGAAGAGTTAACTGCCGACTTAACCCAACAGGTTTTTTACAAAGCAATGAAAAATCTTAAAGGCTATGGGTTTAAAGGCTTACCTTTTTCTTCCTGGCTCTTCAGAATCGCTCGTAATGAAATAAATATGGAAATGCGCAGTTGTCGTGTAAAGAGAACTATTTATGTTCAGACAGAACAATTAACATTAATTGCAGAAGAAACAGGCATTGAAGAAAAAGAAGAACAAATTGCAATAATGATGCAAACATTAATGAAGATTGAGCCGGAAGAACTTGAACTTGTTGAAATGCGGTATTTTGAAAACAGACCACACAAGGAAATTGCCGAAATATTAAATATTTCTGAAGGCAATGCTAAAGTAAGGCTACACAGGGTTATTCAGAAAATGAAATCAAAACTAATTTAA